The following nucleotide sequence is from Cicer arietinum cultivar CDC Frontier isolate Library 1 chromosome 2, Cicar.CDCFrontier_v2.0, whole genome shotgun sequence.
GTGTGTTTCAAACTGTTGTGTGTATCTATCAAATGGGTCATCAAAACATTTATGAAATTTTCACAAAGTTTAAATCTTtgtatgttttgtttttgtttccaATGTTTTGTGTGTTTGAAAAGTTCCTGGTTTATAAGAAACATTGACAAATGTTGTTGTCTTATGATAGGGTGCTCAAAAATTGAAGCTTTTAAttgtttgaactttgaagttTTGAATTGTGATGTCACTACCAAGGCTAGGAATAGGTGATGAGGAAGGTGAAAGTAATGTTACTTTATTGgtttcttcatcaacaactaTGGAAAGTGTGTGTTTGAATGtttcaaaatcaaaaccaaAAGAGTTCAACTATATGGGATTGTCATGTgattcttcatcatcatcagtGGAAAGTTCAGTTCCTATTCAATCTTTTTCAGATGAGACAAAAAGTAATTTGAATCTCAAAGCTACTGAGCTTAGATTGGGGATTCCAGGATCACAGTCTCCTGAAAGAGATTCTTCATCAGATCTTTGTTTGAGAAGTTCAACTAAGTTTGATGAAAAGACTCTTTTTCCTTTGCACCCTCAAAAAGATGATCATCATCTTTCTTCACCAAAGGTTGCTGTTTTGGGGAGCAAAAGAGGGTTTTCTGATGCCATGAATGTTTTCTCAGAGGTAAAATACTAATTCATTCATAAGGGTATCTATGATTTatctacttttaaaaaaaaatggaaagtgGTACAATAtattaagtgtgtttgtttcacatTAGATGAGCCAAAACTGATtccatataaaattaattgattgattttgacattTTTGGCTGATGTGAGTTGAATTTGATTGTGGTTCTAGAATTGACTCTAAACGTAATTTTTTAGTGTTCAACTCatgacataaattattttacaaaatcaatttattaaaaattaaattttgtcgCTGCCGAACCAATCAAACACTAAATAATCCTCCAAATTTCTTATGCAGGGGAAATTGAAGCCTGGCTCCAAAATGCTTGAGAATGTTGGAGTCCATCAAGACAAAGGCAATGAAATAGCAATAGGCAAAGTTGCTCTTGAGAGGCCTCCTGGTGTCTGTGAAAGTAGACCAAATGTTAATGGTTCTTCAAATAATGGAAATAGCATTGCACCAGCTACCAAGTAAGTAGGGTGGTGGGAATTAGCATTAGAGTTTGGCTCAAGGTTTAAAATTACGGCCGcattgtgattttttatattgttgagAATTAGATCAAATGCGACTGATTCAGTCTGAATCGTGTTtgtattattgttgttgtgatATAAAAAACCATGATGTTGTGGCCTCGATTGCGATAGTGAACTTTTGATATTACAGAAAATCATGGTCATATGCAGTTGATATTGTCTGAATAACAGTTGCATCATGGTCATAGTGACATCAAAAACCATGATGCCGCAGCCCAAATTGCAGTGgcggttttttaaaaaaaagcatGGTTTGGCCAAACAATGGAAATTAATGACTTATGAATGATGATGATCCTTGTGTGGCAGGGCACAGGTTGTTGGTTGGcctccaataagatcatttagGAAAAACTCATTGACAACAGCTTCAAAGAACAATGAAGAAGTTGATGAAAAAATGGGGTCTGCAGGAGGTGCTGTGTTTGTGAAGGTCAGCATGGATGGTGCTCCTTATTTAAGAAAAGTAGACTTGAAGAATTACACTGCATATTCACAACTATCTTCTGCTCTTGAGAAGATGTTCAGCTGTTTCACCATAGGTAGGTAGGAATTATGAAACAACGACATGGGCACAGCACTGACACGTTGACAtcgataataaattaaaaaatgaaagaaattaaaGGTAACTATGTGTGTAGGTATTAGACACTGACACATGCGCCTTTAATCTACAGTGTCGGTGCCGCACAATAGGAatagtttcttttcttttgaaaaatattagtcTTTCAATGATTTGAGGCAATTTTTGTGTGTCTGGATCCAGTTACTGCTTATGTTGATGTG
It contains:
- the LOC101495287 gene encoding auxin-responsive protein IAA8-like, whose protein sequence is MSLPRLGIGDEEGESNVTLLVSSSTTMESVCLNVSKSKPKEFNYMGLSCDSSSSSVESSVPIQSFSDETKSNLNLKATELRLGIPGSQSPERDSSSDLCLRSSTKFDEKTLFPLHPQKDDHHLSSPKVAVLGSKRGFSDAMNVFSEGKLKPGSKMLENVGVHQDKGNEIAIGKVALERPPGVCESRPNVNGSSNNGNSIAPATKAQVVGWPPIRSFRKNSLTTASKNNEEVDEKMGSAGGAVFVKVSMDGAPYLRKVDLKNYTAYSQLSSALEKMFSCFTIGQCESHGNLGREMMMNETKLRDLLHGSEYVITYEDKDGDWMLVGDVPWVMFIDTCKRLRIMKSSDAIGLAPRAVEKNKSRN